The genomic region ATGCAAATTTATGGTTGCAAATTTATGATATCTATAAATCGAGATACAGGAAAACCAGGCAACAGATAAATGAAGTCCTTCCATTTGTATGCCCCAGTTTCCTCTAAATAAAAtatgaaacacacatcagcaaGTGAATATGTAAAAATACTTCACACATGATCAGGGCAACATGAAGTGGACTAAAGagcagaaacattttgaaaatcaATAAATCAACCTCTGTTAATTAAGAGATTAACTCAAAATTGTTGGAACATAATTATGAAATGGGGACAGAAACAAATCTGAAATATTAAATTTCATTACAGCTGATGGAAATCCAGTGTCCTGTTGGGGCCACTGATAAATATTTAAGTTGAGATGTCACAACATTTCCCCACAAAACAAGGTACAATTATATCATGATACTAATGCAAGCTAAGAAATTGGAGTTTTGGTGGTGAAAGAATTAAATATATTAAACTAAGTTGTAGAACAAATCTGTTAAATTTTTACTAACTCAAGGACCCAGTTTACTCACCGAGTCTTTCAACTTTAAATTCGTCCCTTTGATCACTCAATGCCAGCAATTGTTGTAAATATACTGTCTGCTTAATGCCATTCAAATTAATGTTCACAAACATTTCCTTGTCCAGGAAGGCCTTTTCTAAAATTAAGTTTGCAATGACATCATATTCATTTCTCTGATCCACACTTCTATAGACCCACTGTACCAGGGGCTGTAGAAGGTCAGCTTCGATCGCCTGTGCCATTTCCTCCGCCACTTCACAAAGTAAGTATTCTATATGAAGTGCTACATCCAACACCTGAAAGCGAGGTCCTCTTAGTTCAATGAATGTCCCTATTTCATTCACTGTTTCTTGCATGGCTATCTGGTTCTTGTTGTGAAGGTGTGATAAGACTTCATGTTCAGCGACTGTAAAGTAActgattaatttattttctatGATAAGGTGTTCTTGAGATACTAGAATGGTATTATTGATCCAAAACTGAGCACATTCCAGAAAGGAATCATCTTCACCACAAAGTTTAATGAATAATTCAGTTCCTTCCACCTGATCAGGTTTGGGAGATTTTGAATCTATATAAACAATAGAAGACAGCATAAAAAAAGCAGGATCTTCTTTGTATAGTTGTAATTGTAGAGCACTTTGATTAGGATCAtagaaattaacagcacagaaggaggccatttggcccatcatgtcagtGCCGGCCGAAAGAGCCATtcagactaatcccactttccagctcttggtccgtagccttgtaggttgcatcACTTCAAgtgcctcccttgcttctcttaccagcctgggatacatttcatccgtgcctagcgatttatctactttcaaagatgctaaaccccctgatacttcctctctcactaagtttatcccatccaatttcacactcctcctccttaactacactgTCAGTATCATCCACCTCTTTTGTGTAAAcaggcgcaaagtattcattaagaaccaaacccaaGTCTTCTTTGGTttttaataggccctactctttccttaggtatcctcttgctctttatgtaattataaaacatctttgggttttctttgattttacttgccaatattttttcatgccctctctttgctttcctaagttcctttttaatttcaccccagcACTTtcgatactcctctaggctttctgcagtattgagctctcggtatctgacataagcttcttttttttgccttatcctaccctgtatgctccttgacatccagggggctctatatTTGGgaatcccaccctttttctttatggGAACATATTTGTTCTGAACCttcactatctccttcttgaatgcctcCGACTGCTCTAACACTTTCAAGTAGCTGCTTCCTGTCcaattttgctaaatcacatctcagcttgataaaattggcctttccccaattgagaacttttattcctgttctatctttgtccttttccataactacgctaaatctaaccgaattatgatcactatcaccaaaataTTCTTCCACTGATACCCCTTTCACCTGCCCAGCTTTATTCCCTaaaaagtccagaactgccccctctcttgttgggcttgctacgtactggctaaaaatgttctcctgaatgcattttaaagaattctgcgccctctatatctTGTACACTAATTTTATctgagttaatattagggtagttgaaatcccctactattactaccctattgtttttgcacttctcagaaatttgcctacatatttgctgttctatctccctctgactgtttgagggtctatagtacactcccagtagtgtgactgccccgtttttgttcttcagttcaacccatatgacctcatttgatgatccttctaacatatcatccctcctcacaactgtaattgtttctttaaccaatattgcgaccacccccctccttttgtatccccctctctatctcatctgaaaaccctgtaaccaggaatgttgagcttccattcctgcccctgtttaagccatgtttcagtaatagctatgatatcatacttccacgtgtctatctgtgccctcagctcatctgccttattcactagactccttgcattaaggtATATACCATTTAGCACTGCcacactcctttgttgtctattttctagcctttgtttcctctgccttccaaactcgcttacaaattttctgccttccatttccagctctgcttctctgccttctgaatctatgctcaggttcccatcctcctgtcaagctagtttaaaccctccccaccaGCACTGGCAAATCTCCCCGCGacgatattggtcctggccctgttgaggtgcaacccgtccggcttatacaagtcccacctcccccaaaaccggtcccaatgctccaggaatcgaaagcactccctcctgcaccatctctccagccacgcattcatctgctctatcctcctatttctaaactCACTAGCccatggcaccaggagtaatccggagattgttacctttgaggtcctgcttattaacctctctcctagctccctaaaatctgcctgcaggacctcatccctctttctacctatgtcattggtactgatatggactacgacctctggctgttcaccatcctccctcagaatgttctgcagccgcttagggacgtccttgaccctggcaccagggaggcaacataccatcctggaatcacgtctgcggccgcagaaacacctgtctgttcccccaactatagaatcccctatcactattgcttttctgaccttcctcctcccccaccgtGCAGTTGAGCCACCcatgtggacttggctctggctgcactccgcagaggaaccctctccctcatcagTATTCAGAACTGCCAAGTCCTCCTTGTCTGATCTtgtggtcacccattccctctctgcctgcactctcttaagctgcgggatgaccacctcctgaaacgtgctatccacgtaactCTCAGCCTCGACACGAGAAGCGTCCTGGACtttccacatggcacaggattttGAGGCTTTCTATTTTATATACTATTTGTGTATGCATAACATCCCAtggggttaaagggacagtggcagcatggatacaaaattggctaagggacagaaagcagagagtagtggtgaatggttgtttttcaaactggagggaagtatacagtggtattgcccaggggtcagtattaggaccactgctctttttgataactcttaatgacctggacttgggtatagagggtataatttcaaagtttgcagatgacacgaaactcgaaaatgtagtaaaccatgtggaggatagtaacagacttcaggaggacataaacagactggtaaaatgggcagacacatggcagatgaaatttaacgcagagaattgtgacgtgaaacattttggtaggaagaatgtggagaggcaatataatctaaatggtacaattttaaagggagtgcaggaacagagagacctgggggtgaatgtacacaaatctttgaaggtggcaggacaagttgagaaggctattaaaaaagcatatgggacccttggctttttttaatagaggcatagactacaaaagcaagaaagttatgttaaacctttataaaaccctggttaggccacagctggagtactgtgttcaattctgagcaccaggatgtcaaggccttagagagggtgcagaagagaatggaaccagggatggtTCATAGGTGTGTTTTAGATCCTCATTGGCCTATTGCCTATTTATCTCGCTAAATTTTGGTAACATGCCCATTCGGTAACAAATAGAAATCTTTTCTTTAAAATTTCCTTTGGCTACTACATCTATCTTGTACCTCCACAGGAATTTTCTCACATCCTCGAAAAACACCAGGCCTTGTTTCAGACTaactatcaaattaatttattgaacaacttgcttatctaccatggcattgcacatgagtcaagagcaagggcagcattttagcacccgctattgggtgcgttcctggcggggggggcctcgaaaatcaggaaatcccggagcaggaccggagcccgcctcgaacccgcgcacctccgggttccccactgacacgccggcgtgcgcgcgcagcccccgctggtgggaatcccgcaggcaattaaagccagcgggatgccacttgacgctatttatttggcttgttcaggtcattaactgacctgatcaagggattatgtgaggaggggtgggattttagagcaaactgggactgtttcccacactgggggaaacactcccagttcaaatggacccgatgcagctgtcagcctgtggcagctgcaaaggtccatttgacaggttgtgggggggtgggagaccctcactcattgcaggaggccactctgtcacttgggacaaagtttggccttcaccaccctcctcctgaaaatcaaagtcaccaacttacacacttaccccagtgtccagacacatgtacctgccttgcggaccccctcagatgtacatcttgcggatgggggccgccgtagctgcagtcatgacctcctcggagggcgaacagcatcaccagcctcgctatccacgccgtccacctctgacacgtggagctccacaacagagtgctgtgacacatccacctgcacagcaggagggagggctactgcagagagagatgcgtcgcagagggcactaccctcgccacagggtccacagaccgaggctcagcttcctggacccccctgagcagcagtgcacacggaggctcagagtcactcgacatgtagtcgtggacatctgcagcctccttcatgccaagctgctcctggctggcccgagcaccatcttcttacctgtcgctgtcaaagtcaccactgccctcgacaacctctcctccgcatccttccagggtgcaaccggggacatcgccgacgtctctcagccgtctgcacaaaagagccctgcaaatacacgtacacccactctgcagtgacacaatgggtggcatcagttgtgggtcttcatagtgatcctcaggaaagggcattattgcacagaccagacaagattcgcaaagacatggcagtagtggtgccaa from Heptranchias perlo isolate sHepPer1 chromosome 7, sHepPer1.hap1, whole genome shotgun sequence harbors:
- the LOC137323614 gene encoding protein mono-ADP-ribosyltransferase PARP9-like — encoded protein: MSPVAPWKDAEERLSRAVVTLTATDSKSPKPDQVEGTELFIKLCGEDDSFLECAQFWINNTILVSQEHLIIENKLISYFTVAEHEVLSHLHNKNQIAMQETVNEIGTFIELRGPRFQVLDVALHIEYLLCEVAEEMAQAIEADLLQPLVQWVYRSVDQRNEYDVIANLILEKAFLDKEMFVNINLNGIKQTVYLQQLLALSDQRDEFKVERLVHGEDYLNILPSNWAATHSSVLQKIPMDMATLEFQEIIQEFANAGLIIVKIERIQNPVLWACHVLKREMEQTFLETDNDISVLYYTVPAQFCNLVCRIGFQETYSQEYGKNYGDGIYFSSDVTQLIRGTTNVGKIIHIFEAEVFTGNCTKGSAAHILPHLRDSDCYEFIESTVDNEHPSKIYVIFNSVQAYPRYLITCRRW